In one Streptomyces sp. NBC_01241 genomic region, the following are encoded:
- a CDS encoding DUF418 domain-containing protein — translation MTQYSDVAAPVVDAPAPVRDRGKAPAGRLIGLDLARGLAVFGMYAAHVGPDPDQGGAIGFLMELAHGRSSALFAFLAGFAVVFITGRVTPKTGRAGRQAVAKVVIRAVILLALGTVLTMSGIPVDVILAFYGLYFLLVLPLYRLGAGPLAAIAAGTALVLPQVLYVVQQAIGDSGVRSPGEPDGIVSLLFTGTYPALTWIPFVIAGMAVARLDLAATAVRTRLALTGAVLMITGYGGSWLALHVAPGAADAIGAGGASAWWSDIAGYPSGDTPAWLLAASPHSETTLSILGNTGVAIMVVTACLAATDTLPRLQFLARPVIAVGSMSLTAYVFHLVGIRFLGIEELPGSPLYVLFGFIAAALVSATVWSRFQQRGPLEWMMAKATGLARHIR, via the coding sequence ATGACTCAGTACTCAGACGTCGCAGCTCCTGTGGTAGACGCCCCGGCCCCCGTGCGCGACAGAGGGAAGGCACCGGCGGGTCGGCTGATCGGGCTGGACCTGGCCCGCGGACTCGCGGTGTTCGGCATGTACGCGGCTCATGTGGGGCCCGACCCTGACCAGGGCGGTGCGATCGGCTTCCTGATGGAGCTGGCCCACGGCAGATCCTCCGCTCTCTTCGCCTTCCTGGCGGGCTTCGCCGTTGTCTTCATCACCGGGCGTGTGACGCCGAAGACGGGCCGGGCCGGGCGTCAGGCGGTGGCCAAGGTGGTGATCCGGGCCGTGATCCTTCTGGCCCTGGGCACCGTGCTGACCATGAGCGGCATCCCGGTCGACGTGATCCTCGCCTTCTACGGCCTGTACTTCCTGCTCGTACTGCCGCTGTACCGGCTCGGCGCCGGCCCCTTGGCGGCGATCGCCGCGGGAACGGCCCTCGTCCTGCCCCAGGTGCTCTACGTGGTGCAGCAGGCGATCGGCGACAGTGGCGTCCGCTCGCCCGGTGAGCCCGACGGCATCGTCTCGCTGCTCTTCACCGGCACCTACCCGGCCCTGACCTGGATCCCGTTCGTGATCGCCGGCATGGCCGTGGCCCGCCTGGACCTGGCTGCCACCGCTGTCCGGACACGCCTGGCCCTCACGGGTGCCGTCCTCATGATCACCGGCTACGGAGGCTCCTGGCTGGCGCTGCACGTCGCTCCCGGCGCCGCCGACGCCATCGGCGCGGGTGGGGCCAGCGCGTGGTGGTCCGACATCGCGGGCTATCCGTCCGGTGACACCCCCGCCTGGCTGCTGGCTGCCTCCCCGCACAGTGAGACCACCCTGTCGATCCTGGGCAACACCGGTGTGGCGATCATGGTAGTGACCGCGTGTCTGGCCGCGACGGACACCCTCCCGCGGCTCCAGTTCCTGGCCCGGCCGGTCATCGCAGTTGGTTCCATGTCGCTGACCGCGTACGTTTTCCACCTCGTCGGCATCCGGTTCCTGGGCATCGAGGAACTACCCGGATCGCCCCTGTATGTCCTATTTGGCTTCATCGCGGCCGCCTTGGTGTCCGCGACCGTCTGGTCGCGCTTTCAGCAGCGCGGACCACTGGAATGGATGATGGCCAAGGCGACGGGCCTGGCCCGGCACATCCGCTGA
- a CDS encoding IS3 family transposase yields MDEAFTGVEVQLGITAACRLTGRSRATHYRRLRPAPPRRTRTPQVQPSALTAEERSAVLELMNGDEYAELAPAQIWARELDAGRYHCSVSTMYRILREQDQSGERRRQATHPAKAVPELVATGPSQVFTWDITKAAGPVKGVWYHAYVIIDIFSRYIVGHTVERAESAVRAEELIRETIARNGIVPQTVHADRGTSMTSKKVSQLLIDLGVTRSHSRPKVSNDNPYSEAQFKTTKYMSDYPERFNSLAHAREWFDAFFAYYNHEHRHSGIGWHTPASVHFGTAEEVRDQRAVTLAEAYARHPERFGRRPRPPEIPQTAWINDPAKRREPAPQTS; encoded by the coding sequence GTGGACGAGGCGTTCACCGGCGTCGAGGTTCAGCTGGGCATCACGGCCGCCTGTCGGCTGACCGGCCGCTCCCGCGCCACGCATTACCGTCGGCTCCGGCCGGCACCACCGCGCAGAACACGTACCCCGCAGGTGCAGCCGTCGGCCCTGACGGCCGAAGAGCGGTCTGCGGTACTGGAGTTGATGAACGGCGACGAGTACGCCGAGCTGGCGCCTGCGCAGATCTGGGCCCGCGAGCTGGATGCCGGGCGCTATCACTGCTCCGTCTCGACGATGTACCGGATCCTGCGCGAGCAGGATCAGTCCGGTGAGCGCCGACGGCAGGCCACCCATCCCGCCAAGGCGGTGCCCGAGCTGGTCGCCACCGGCCCGTCGCAGGTGTTCACCTGGGACATCACCAAGGCGGCCGGACCGGTCAAGGGCGTCTGGTATCACGCCTACGTGATCATCGATATCTTCAGCCGGTACATCGTCGGCCACACCGTCGAGCGAGCCGAATCAGCTGTGCGGGCCGAGGAGCTGATCCGCGAGACCATCGCCCGCAACGGCATCGTGCCCCAGACCGTGCACGCGGACCGCGGCACCTCGATGACGTCGAAGAAGGTCTCCCAACTACTGATCGATCTGGGCGTGACGCGGTCGCACTCGAGGCCGAAGGTCTCCAACGACAACCCTTACAGCGAGGCCCAGTTCAAGACCACGAAGTACATGTCGGACTATCCCGAACGGTTCAATTCGCTGGCCCACGCCCGCGAGTGGTTCGACGCGTTCTTCGCGTATTACAACCATGAGCACCGGCACTCGGGTATCGGCTGGCACACACCCGCCTCCGTCCACTTCGGGACCGCCGAGGAGGTCCGTGACCAGCGCGCGGTCACCCTCGCCGAGGCATACGCCCGCCACCCCGAACGCTTCGGCCGCCGCCCCAGACCACCCGAGATACCCCAGACGGCCTGGATCAACGACCCGGCCAAACGCAGGGAACCCGCACCACAAACCTCATAG
- a CDS encoding reverse transcriptase/maturase family protein produces the protein MQSAETVLGVLRERGRRGLPCSELYRQLFNPQLYLLAYGRLYSNKGSMTPGVNGETVDGMSLGKIEHVIDALRHERYRWSPARRVYIPKGRGSTKLRPLGLPPWSDKLVGEVIRLLLEAYYEPTFSNSSHGFRPRRGCHTALRDVANTWTGTVWFVEGDIAQCFDRLDHSVMLRILGERIQDNRFLRLMGNMLKAGYMEDWVWNATHSGSPQGGVVSPILSNIYLHKMDEYVENILIPEYTRGRVRQPNRAFHRVWAAIRRAGKRDDRTEVRELRKQLRSVPSMDTHDPGYRRLRYTRYADDTLLGFAGPKAEAEEIKERLAQFIRDELRLELSPEKTLITHARTQAARFLGYEITVHHNDRKITGGRRSVNGVIRLRVPRSVVSAKQAQYMKRGKPARRPELLNQDDHVILSTYGSEYRGIVQYYLLAGDVFRLARLQWVMETSMLMTLANKHRSSVSKMARKYAATIETPHGLRKCFEARVERTGRKPLVGRFGGIPLRRDKKTVINDRRLAPVNTKRKELVTRLLAGRCESCGQINEVEVHHVAKLADLGRSGTRPPWADLMAARHRKALVVCGSCHADIHGKKPAPALTE, from the coding sequence ATGCAGAGCGCCGAAACGGTGCTGGGTGTCCTCCGTGAACGCGGCAGGCGTGGCCTGCCGTGCAGCGAATTGTATCGACAGCTCTTCAATCCGCAGTTGTATCTGCTGGCCTACGGCCGTCTGTACTCCAACAAGGGGTCAATGACACCGGGGGTCAACGGGGAGACCGTGGACGGCATGTCGCTGGGAAAAATCGAGCACGTCATCGACGCGCTGCGTCACGAACGCTACCGGTGGAGCCCAGCCAGAAGGGTCTATATCCCAAAGGGGCGGGGCAGCACGAAGCTGCGCCCGCTCGGCCTGCCGCCCTGGAGTGACAAACTCGTCGGCGAGGTGATCCGTCTGCTGCTTGAGGCGTATTACGAGCCGACGTTCTCCAACTCCTCGCACGGTTTCCGTCCCCGCCGGGGCTGTCACACCGCACTACGTGATGTGGCCAATACCTGGACGGGCACAGTTTGGTTTGTCGAGGGCGACATCGCCCAGTGCTTCGATCGCCTTGACCATTCGGTCATGCTCCGAATCCTGGGTGAAAGAATCCAAGACAACCGGTTCCTGCGGCTGATGGGCAACATGCTCAAGGCCGGATACATGGAGGACTGGGTCTGGAACGCTACGCACAGCGGGAGTCCGCAAGGCGGTGTAGTTTCACCGATCCTGTCAAATATCTATCTGCACAAGATGGATGAGTACGTCGAGAATATTCTGATCCCGGAATACACCCGGGGAAGAGTCAGGCAGCCGAACCGTGCCTTTCATCGGGTGTGGGCGGCCATAAGACGCGCAGGCAAGCGCGATGACCGCACCGAGGTGCGGGAGCTGCGCAAGCAACTTCGCAGTGTGCCCAGCATGGATACTCATGATCCTGGCTACCGGCGACTGCGATATACGCGTTACGCCGACGACACCCTGCTCGGGTTCGCCGGACCGAAGGCAGAAGCCGAGGAAATCAAAGAGCGGCTGGCACAATTCATCCGTGACGAACTCAGGTTGGAACTGTCGCCGGAGAAGACCCTCATCACGCACGCCCGCACCCAGGCGGCGAGGTTCCTCGGCTACGAAATCACCGTGCACCACAACGACCGCAAGATCACCGGCGGACGTCGTTCCGTCAATGGGGTCATCAGATTGCGCGTCCCTCGTTCGGTGGTATCTGCCAAGCAAGCCCAGTACATGAAGCGCGGCAAACCCGCGCGTCGGCCGGAACTGCTGAACCAGGACGATCACGTCATCCTCAGCACCTACGGGTCGGAGTACCGCGGCATCGTCCAGTACTACCTGCTGGCCGGCGACGTCTTTCGACTCGCCCGGCTGCAATGGGTCATGGAGACCTCGATGCTGATGACGCTCGCCAACAAGCACCGCTCGTCGGTGTCGAAGATGGCCCGCAAGTACGCGGCCACCATCGAGACCCCGCACGGACTGCGCAAGTGCTTCGAAGCCCGCGTCGAACGCACCGGCAGGAAGCCACTGGTCGGACGGTTCGGAGGGATCCCGCTGCGACGGGACAAGAAGACGGTGATCAATGACCGTCGGCTGGCCCCGGTCAACACCAAACGCAAGGAGCTGGTCACCCGGCTCCTCGCCGGACGGTGCGAGTCCTGCGGGCAGATCAACGAGGTGGAAGTCCACCACGTCGCCAAGCTCGCAGACCTCGGACGATCAGGAACCCGGCCACCGTGGGCAGATCTCATGGCCGCACGACATCGCAAAGCCCTTGTGGTCTGCGGAAGTTGTCACGCGGACATCCACGGCAAGAAGCCCGCCCCAGCACTCACGGAGTAG
- a CDS encoding ISAzo13 family transposase, with amino-acid sequence MGRFDELIGPLRAKLEAVTPHLDERQRRLLYGAEARILGHGGIAAVAKAAGVSKGCVSRGLAELEEDPAPHGRTRRAGAGRPAAAEKDPGLRAALLALVEDSTQGDPIRPLTWTTKSLRHLAGELAAQGHAVGRDTIAALLKQAGFSLRANARVLAGSSHPDRDAQFRHLNDTVGQFLAAGDPVISVDTKKKEQIGLFAQAGREWVPPGAPVKVLDHDFPSHATGTAIPYGIYDLGRNTGFVVVGTDHDTAAFAVAALRRWWREEGQTAYPDAHRLLITADGGGSNSSRARAWKANLAALATETGLEISVCHLPPGTSKWNKVEHRLFSFISMNWRARPLTSYEVALNLIASTTTTTGLRVSARLDEGAYPTGIEIDAQHLAALRIDPDDFHGEWNYTIPPQPGVPAVPLQPQGRRAHPRQAHTFDAALATHPVLTGLTRQALDQLVSRVRELIDQLAPGQRPRHRKLAVENIIWASVLDQRGLPASLIAHLFRVGENQMRTLLQQTRPLLQRHGHHSDPLPVRLIDPSELARYVIHATTTDD; translated from the coding sequence ATGGGGCGTTTCGATGAGTTGATCGGTCCGTTGCGGGCGAAGCTGGAGGCGGTGACGCCGCATCTGGACGAGCGTCAGCGTCGGTTGTTGTACGGGGCGGAGGCCCGGATACTCGGTCACGGTGGGATCGCCGCCGTCGCGAAGGCGGCAGGAGTCTCCAAGGGCTGCGTCTCCCGTGGGCTGGCCGAGCTGGAGGAGGATCCCGCGCCACACGGCCGTACCCGCCGGGCCGGCGCGGGCCGTCCGGCCGCGGCCGAGAAGGATCCGGGGCTGCGGGCCGCACTACTGGCCCTGGTCGAGGACAGTACCCAGGGTGATCCCATACGGCCGCTGACGTGGACGACGAAGTCGCTGCGCCACCTGGCGGGTGAACTGGCCGCCCAGGGCCACGCGGTGGGCCGGGACACCATCGCCGCGCTGCTCAAGCAGGCCGGGTTCAGCCTGCGCGCGAACGCGCGGGTCCTGGCGGGGAGTTCGCACCCGGACCGTGATGCCCAGTTCCGGCACCTCAACGACACGGTGGGCCAGTTCCTGGCCGCCGGCGATCCCGTGATCAGTGTGGACACCAAGAAGAAGGAGCAGATCGGGCTGTTCGCGCAGGCCGGGAGGGAGTGGGTGCCGCCGGGTGCGCCGGTGAAGGTCCTCGACCACGACTTCCCCTCCCACGCTACCGGTACGGCGATCCCGTACGGCATCTACGACCTGGGGCGCAATACCGGCTTCGTCGTGGTGGGCACCGACCACGACACCGCCGCGTTCGCGGTCGCGGCCCTGCGCCGCTGGTGGAGGGAGGAAGGCCAAACGGCCTACCCCGACGCACACAGACTCCTGATCACCGCGGACGGCGGGGGCTCGAACAGCTCCCGCGCCCGCGCCTGGAAGGCCAACCTCGCCGCCCTGGCCACCGAGACGGGTCTGGAGATCAGCGTGTGCCACCTGCCCCCAGGCACATCGAAATGGAACAAGGTCGAACATCGCCTGTTCTCCTTCATCTCCATGAACTGGCGCGCCCGCCCGCTGACCAGCTACGAAGTCGCTCTCAACCTGATCGCCTCCACCACGACCACGACCGGCCTGCGTGTCAGCGCCCGCCTGGACGAGGGCGCCTATCCCACCGGTATCGAGATTGACGCCCAGCACCTTGCGGCGCTGCGTATCGACCCCGACGACTTCCACGGCGAGTGGAACTACACCATTCCGCCGCAGCCCGGCGTCCCGGCCGTGCCGCTGCAGCCGCAAGGGCGCCGAGCCCATCCCCGCCAGGCCCACACCTTCGACGCGGCGCTGGCCACCCACCCGGTGCTGACCGGTCTCACCCGGCAAGCCCTCGACCAACTCGTCAGCAGAGTTCGTGAGTTGATCGACCAACTCGCACCGGGCCAGCGACCCCGCCACCGCAAACTCGCGGTCGAAAACATCATCTGGGCCTCCGTCCTGGACCAGCGCGGGCTGCCCGCCTCGCTGATCGCCCACCTCTTCCGCGTCGGCGAGAACCAGATGCGCACCCTCCTCCAGCAGACCCGCCCCCTGCTACAGCGACACGGCCACCACAGCGACCCGCTCCCGGTCCGCCTTATCGACCCCAGCGAACTCGCCCGCTATGTCATACACGCAACGACAACAGACGATTGA
- a CDS encoding DDE-type integrase/transposase/recombinase, with protein sequence MPTAEGWLYLASWLDLATREVIGYSMADHHRAELVVDPLDMAANLGRLEPGCVIHSDRGSEYTSTQLGAKICQLECRQSMGRTGICYDNAAAESFWAVLKEEIGTRFWPDRATARAEIFAFIETFYNRRRLRKHIVWGYLTPHETRLRHQREQALAA encoded by the coding sequence ATCCCCACCGCCGAGGGCTGGCTCTACCTCGCCTCGTGGCTGGACCTGGCCACACGGGAGGTGATCGGCTACTCGATGGCCGACCACCACCGCGCCGAACTCGTCGTCGACCCCCTGGACATGGCCGCCAACCTGGGCCGCCTGGAACCCGGCTGCGTGATCCACTCGGACCGCGGATCCGAGTACACCTCCACCCAACTTGGCGCAAAAATCTGCCAGTTGGAATGCCGCCAGAGCATGGGGCGGACTGGAATCTGCTACGACAACGCCGCCGCCGAGAGCTTCTGGGCCGTCCTCAAGGAAGAGATCGGCACTCGCTTCTGGCCGGACCGGGCCACCGCCCGCGCCGAGATCTTCGCGTTCATCGAGACCTTCTACAACCGCCGCAGGCTCCGCAAGCACATCGTGTGGGGATACCTCACACCCCACGAAACGCGCCTGCGTCACCAGCGGGAACAAGCCCTCGCGGCATAA
- a CDS encoding DUF433 domain-containing protein, translated as MTAQSVTDIRVWRGACGAGWLPEFGTAPIQGTRVPASDVAALVRDGIPPDQIGEFYPGVTAEAARDAADSSEYVDSYGSSEPGRSLLETAARRERAPPHGRDRAHPAEGTRRRPRP; from the coding sequence CTGACAGCGCAGTCGGTTACGGACATACGGGTCTGGAGGGGGGCTTGCGGAGCAGGTTGGCTCCCGGAGTTCGGCACGGCGCCGATCCAAGGCACCAGGGTCCCGGCGTCAGATGTCGCTGCCCTCGTAAGAGACGGCATCCCACCGGACCAGATCGGTGAGTTCTACCCAGGCGTGACGGCCGAGGCCGCTCGTGACGCCGCCGACTCCAGCGAGTACGTCGACAGCTATGGCAGCAGCGAGCCCGGCAGGTCGTTGCTTGAAACTGCTGCTCGACGAGAACGTGCCCCGCCCCATGGCCGAGATCGTGCGCATCCTGCTGAAGGCACACGACGTCGTCCACGTCCATGA
- the uppS gene encoding polyprenyl diphosphate synthase: MRAKPQPTPAHLDAATQARQSRATARSLTGEDPVLRAAYRLCRRTTRQHDPGIYALVQLMPSVLRPACWALWAAASVLDDLADEQDAEPAKRAARVEAWTRAVKHDLAAGTSTDPIRHALVDTAGRWRLDLSSLQGAMARTRDDAHGLRFTDWAAWRAWCNEGLVPWVDQVRQLFEHAGAPMTLRLDRQADYEHFIDGAQLTDILTDLSADLAQGHLLLPQEALEPFPGAEGDLTQGRWSPAVAALTAKLTALARQWVTRPAMTRGMHPGAATVLNTAADLMRAQLDAIDAAGPTLLKRAPSPSAVARTRVLAPARLRSAMAWSLTPLTVPDPRRPAVAVRDPSPAADGTGLRPPPPHPDGARRPQIAADQMPSHVAVIMDGNGRWAEQRGLPRHEGHRAGTATVHEMVYGALEIGLRHLTLYTFSTENWKRDKEEITTILETVQRELDEGPIRDLDVRQHWSGRPDELPEDLVHALRREERRTRPRTGLTLTMCINYGGRDEITRTAAALAQAAREGEVDPHLIGPDDFARHLPHPDMPDVDLLWRTGNEQRTSNFLPWHATYAELYFTPDYWPDIDRRDLWQAITEYSRRQRRHGAVPAPLTSPEDHRPSPRVQPDSRRLQVPAQPT; encoded by the coding sequence ATGCGCGCGAAACCGCAGCCCACCCCTGCACACCTTGACGCGGCCACGCAAGCGCGGCAGAGCCGAGCCACCGCCCGTTCGCTGACCGGCGAGGACCCCGTCCTGCGGGCGGCATACCGGCTGTGCCGCCGCACCACACGACAGCACGATCCCGGGATCTACGCCCTCGTCCAGCTGATGCCGTCCGTGCTGCGCCCGGCGTGCTGGGCCTTGTGGGCGGCTGCCAGCGTCCTTGACGACCTGGCAGACGAACAAGATGCGGAGCCGGCCAAGCGCGCGGCCCGCGTCGAGGCGTGGACCAGGGCGGTGAAGCACGACCTGGCGGCGGGCACGAGCACGGATCCTATCCGGCACGCCCTGGTGGACACCGCCGGACGATGGCGTCTGGACCTGTCCAGCCTGCAGGGCGCCATGGCCAGGACGCGAGACGACGCCCACGGTCTACGCTTCACCGACTGGGCCGCATGGCGGGCCTGGTGCAATGAGGGCCTGGTGCCCTGGGTCGACCAAGTACGGCAGCTGTTCGAGCACGCCGGCGCACCGATGACGCTACGGCTGGACCGGCAAGCCGACTACGAACACTTCATCGACGGCGCCCAGCTCACCGACATCCTCACCGACCTGAGTGCCGACCTCGCCCAGGGCCACCTGCTCCTGCCGCAGGAAGCCCTGGAGCCCTTCCCCGGCGCCGAGGGGGACCTGACCCAGGGCCGCTGGAGTCCGGCCGTAGCGGCCTTGACCGCCAAGCTGACGGCCCTGGCCCGCCAATGGGTGACCAGGCCCGCCATGACGAGAGGAATGCACCCGGGCGCCGCCACCGTGCTCAACACGGCCGCAGACCTGATGCGCGCCCAACTCGACGCCATCGACGCGGCCGGCCCCACGCTGCTGAAACGGGCACCGAGCCCCTCCGCCGTGGCCCGCACCCGCGTACTGGCCCCCGCCCGCCTCCGGTCGGCCATGGCCTGGAGCCTGACCCCCCTGACCGTGCCGGATCCACGACGACCCGCGGTGGCCGTGAGGGACCCGAGCCCGGCAGCCGACGGCACCGGACTCCGACCCCCGCCGCCGCACCCCGACGGCGCCCGGCGCCCGCAGATCGCAGCCGACCAGATGCCCTCCCACGTGGCGGTCATCATGGACGGCAACGGGCGCTGGGCCGAGCAGCGCGGCCTGCCCCGCCATGAAGGCCACCGCGCCGGCACCGCCACCGTGCACGAGATGGTTTACGGCGCCCTGGAGATCGGCCTGCGCCACCTGACCCTCTACACGTTCTCCACCGAAAACTGGAAACGCGACAAAGAGGAAATCACAACGATCCTGGAGACGGTCCAACGCGAACTCGACGAGGGCCCCATCCGTGACCTCGACGTGCGCCAGCACTGGTCCGGCCGTCCCGACGAACTGCCCGAGGACCTCGTCCATGCCCTCAGACGCGAAGAGCGCCGCACCCGCCCCCGCACCGGACTGACACTCACTATGTGCATCAACTACGGCGGCCGCGACGAGATCACCCGGACCGCCGCAGCACTCGCCCAGGCAGCCCGAGAAGGTGAAGTGGATCCCCACCTCATCGGCCCGGACGACTTCGCGCGCCATCTGCCCCACCCCGACATGCCGGACGTCGACCTGCTGTGGCGCACCGGCAACGAGCAGCGCACCTCCAACTTCCTGCCCTGGCACGCCACCTACGCAGAGCTGTACTTCACGCCCGACTACTGGCCCGACATCGACCGACGTGACCTGTGGCAGGCCATCACCGAGTACAGCCGACGCCAACGCCGCCACGGCGCCGTCCCCGCCCCCCTCACCTCCCCCGAAGACCACCGGCCGTCCCCTCGCGTCCAACCTGACTCCCGCCGCCTACAAGTTCCAGCCCAGCCAACGTAG
- a CDS encoding DUF6207 family protein, which produces MTIDAQHIDEPGLVVLDITAGDEEEKITETVASGNITRDLHDRALAGRYLARGPIGSADLVTVLAMQVANRRRRRHLAPPCPR; this is translated from the coding sequence GTGACGATCGACGCCCAGCACATCGACGAGCCCGGCCTCGTGGTTCTCGACATCACCGCCGGCGACGAGGAAGAGAAGATCACTGAAACAGTCGCAAGCGGCAACATAACCCGCGATCTCCATGACCGGGCTCTTGCCGGGCGTTACCTCGCGCGTGGCCCCATAGGGAGCGCTGATCTGGTGACGGTCCTCGCCATGCAGGTGGCCAACCGCCGAAGGCGGAGGCACCTGGCGCCACCATGCCCCCGGTGA